In Gordonia iterans, the following proteins share a genomic window:
- the eccCa gene encoding type VII secretion protein EccCa, which yields MGSTVAFVRRGRPAPPVTPGGELALNAPPELGRAVPQNMLVRLLPVVMVIAVVGMVALMFATGGRGALANPLFLMFPLMMLMSMVGMLASGGRGGPARSAELNEDRKDYLRYLAQTRTQVSRTAAQQRACALWSHPDPSAIAVLLGSCRMWERRPADADFAQVRVGVGTQPLATALLPPEVAPAEDLEPVSASALRRFVQAHAAVRELPTAVSLRSFAAIGLEGSRESVLALARSMIVQLTVLHGPDHLMVAIVTDDPLGPAWDWAKWLPHVGHPSTRDRLGSVRMIYGALEDLETDLAGDLAERGRFARSAPPATARPHLVVLLDGGRRTGDEELAIGAGREGLTLIELDPDPESLAARRGLMLVVEPGSVAARTSVGLETFAVADGLSTARTEALARGLARYRPASSLPVAGLETSRTASDPGLPALLGIPDATTFDPARGWRGRSPSDRLRVPIGYTAEGTPVDLDLKESAHGGMGPHGLCIGATGSGKSEFLRTLVVALIATHSPDELNLVLVDFKGGATFLGLEGVRHVAALITNLEQELAMVDRMADALSGELNRRQELLRSAGNFANVSEYERAREAGAPLDPLPALFVVVDEFSELLSQKPEFADLFVAIGRLGRSLHIHLLLASQRLEEGRLRGLDSHLSYRVGLKTFSANESRTVLGVPDAYHLPSTPGAAYLKSDSGAPVRFSTSFVSGPYRPPCAGKPAAGSGGGRIGAEVLPFTAVRRPLPLDAAEPEEESVAVVPTLLETLVGRVAGHGPSPHQVWLPPLEGAVTLDSLLLSEGGSGALRMPVGVVDRPYDQRRDVLCLDLSGAAGNAAVVGGPQSGKSTALRTLICAAAATHTPQEVAFYCLDFGGGALGALAGLPHVAGVATKSRRDTVRRSFAELKAVLSAREAFFAEHGLESMREYRAGCRDGRWGAGEGVGDDVPRGDLFLVIDGLTSFRTEFESLEDEVNHLVAQGLSYGIHVVVAAARWADIRPAMKDLLGSRLELRLGDPLDSEMGRKPAATVPAGRPGRGITAEGLHLLVALPRVDGVADPETLPAATAAFVADCAEAYQGSFAPRVRLLDTDVSIDLVDELVAAQGYAHGAERSAIGLRESDLRPVFVDFRESPHLLVFGDAESGKTQTLRTLIQGLTRAGSGEEVKFVLVDYRRTMLGLVDGDHLAGYASSAQSAGPMMAQLAEYLRARLPGEDVTADQLASGDWWRGPVVHLVVDDYDLVATAMGNPLQPLLELLGHARDIGFRVILARRSGGIGRALFDQVIAGLRDLSCDVLLLSGDPDEGYIVGRHRMQKLPPGRGELISRARGGEIVQVAR from the coding sequence ATGGGATCGACAGTCGCTTTTGTGCGCCGGGGGCGGCCGGCGCCGCCCGTGACGCCGGGTGGGGAACTGGCGCTGAACGCGCCGCCGGAACTCGGCCGTGCGGTACCGCAGAACATGCTCGTGCGGCTGCTGCCGGTGGTGATGGTGATCGCCGTCGTGGGGATGGTGGCGCTGATGTTCGCGACGGGAGGCCGTGGGGCACTGGCGAATCCACTGTTCTTGATGTTCCCGTTGATGATGCTGATGTCGATGGTCGGCATGCTCGCCAGCGGCGGTCGCGGTGGTCCGGCACGCTCGGCGGAGCTGAACGAGGACCGCAAAGACTACCTGCGCTACCTGGCGCAGACGCGCACCCAGGTGAGCCGGACGGCCGCGCAGCAGCGTGCGTGCGCCCTGTGGAGTCATCCGGACCCGTCGGCGATCGCGGTGTTGCTCGGCTCCTGCCGGATGTGGGAGCGGCGCCCGGCCGACGCCGACTTCGCGCAAGTACGGGTCGGCGTGGGCACGCAGCCTCTGGCGACGGCGCTGCTGCCGCCGGAGGTGGCACCGGCCGAGGATTTGGAGCCGGTCTCGGCCTCGGCACTGCGCCGCTTCGTTCAGGCACACGCGGCCGTGCGTGAATTGCCTACGGCGGTGTCGCTCCGCAGCTTCGCGGCAATCGGACTGGAGGGTTCGCGCGAGTCGGTGCTCGCCTTGGCGAGGTCGATGATCGTCCAGCTCACCGTGCTGCACGGACCCGATCACCTGATGGTCGCGATCGTCACGGACGATCCGCTCGGTCCGGCCTGGGACTGGGCGAAATGGCTTCCGCACGTGGGGCATCCGTCTACGCGGGATCGGCTCGGTTCGGTGCGGATGATCTACGGCGCACTCGAGGACCTCGAGACCGACCTGGCCGGAGACCTCGCCGAGCGGGGGCGCTTTGCGCGTTCCGCGCCGCCGGCGACCGCTCGCCCGCACCTGGTGGTGCTGCTCGACGGCGGCCGGCGCACGGGCGACGAGGAGCTCGCGATCGGCGCGGGTCGCGAAGGCCTGACGCTGATAGAGCTGGATCCGGATCCGGAGTCGCTGGCTGCTCGGCGTGGCTTGATGCTGGTGGTGGAGCCCGGCTCGGTGGCTGCGCGGACGTCTGTCGGACTGGAGACCTTCGCGGTGGCCGACGGGCTCTCGACCGCGCGTACCGAAGCCCTCGCGCGGGGGCTGGCGCGTTACCGGCCGGCCAGCAGCCTTCCGGTGGCCGGGCTGGAGACGTCGCGGACAGCCAGCGATCCGGGATTGCCTGCGCTGCTGGGTATCCCGGATGCGACGACGTTCGATCCGGCCCGTGGGTGGCGCGGACGGTCGCCGTCGGATCGATTGCGGGTGCCGATCGGGTACACCGCCGAGGGCACGCCGGTGGACCTCGACCTCAAGGAAAGTGCGCACGGGGGGATGGGGCCGCACGGACTGTGCATCGGCGCCACCGGCAGCGGCAAGTCCGAGTTCCTGCGCACCCTGGTCGTCGCCCTGATCGCGACGCACTCGCCTGATGAGCTGAATCTGGTGCTGGTCGACTTCAAGGGCGGTGCGACGTTCTTGGGCCTTGAGGGTGTCCGTCATGTCGCGGCGCTGATCACCAACTTGGAACAGGAGCTCGCGATGGTCGACCGGATGGCGGATGCGTTGTCCGGTGAGCTGAATCGGCGGCAGGAACTGCTGCGTTCGGCAGGCAATTTCGCCAACGTCTCGGAGTACGAGCGGGCGCGGGAGGCGGGTGCGCCGCTCGATCCGTTGCCTGCGTTGTTCGTCGTCGTCGACGAGTTCTCGGAGTTGCTGTCGCAGAAGCCGGAGTTCGCGGATCTGTTCGTGGCCATCGGTCGTCTGGGGCGGTCGCTGCACATTCATCTGCTGCTGGCTTCGCAGCGGTTGGAGGAGGGGCGGCTTCGTGGGCTCGACAGCCACTTGTCGTACCGGGTCGGGCTGAAGACGTTCTCGGCGAACGAGTCTCGGACTGTGCTCGGTGTGCCAGATGCGTATCACTTGCCGAGTACTCCTGGTGCTGCGTACTTGAAGTCCGATTCGGGCGCTCCGGTGCGTTTCAGCACCTCGTTCGTGTCGGGTCCCTATCGTCCGCCGTGTGCGGGAAAGCCTGCGGCCGGGTCTGGTGGCGGCCGTATCGGCGCCGAGGTGCTGCCCTTCACCGCCGTGCGGCGTCCGCTTCCGCTCGACGCCGCCGAACCGGAGGAAGAGAGCGTCGCAGTGGTGCCGACGTTGTTGGAGACCCTCGTCGGACGTGTGGCGGGCCACGGACCGTCTCCGCACCAAGTGTGGTTGCCGCCGCTGGAGGGTGCGGTCACCCTCGACTCGCTGCTGTTGTCTGAGGGCGGTTCGGGTGCTCTGCGGATGCCGGTGGGCGTGGTAGACCGGCCTTATGATCAGCGGAGGGACGTGCTGTGTCTTGATCTGAGCGGCGCGGCCGGCAATGCGGCGGTCGTCGGCGGGCCGCAGTCGGGAAAGTCGACGGCGTTGCGCACGCTGATCTGCGCGGCGGCCGCGACCCATACGCCGCAGGAGGTCGCGTTCTATTGCCTGGACTTCGGTGGTGGTGCGTTGGGTGCCCTCGCCGGGCTCCCTCATGTGGCCGGGGTGGCGACTAAGAGCCGTCGGGACACGGTCCGCCGGTCTTTCGCCGAGCTCAAGGCTGTGCTGTCGGCGCGGGAGGCGTTCTTCGCCGAGCACGGTCTGGAGTCGATGCGCGAGTACCGCGCCGGGTGCCGCGACGGACGGTGGGGTGCGGGGGAGGGAGTGGGTGATGACGTTCCGCGGGGCGACCTGTTTCTGGTGATCGACGGCCTCACCAGCTTCCGGACCGAGTTCGAGAGCCTTGAGGACGAGGTGAATCACTTGGTGGCGCAGGGGCTCTCGTACGGGATCCATGTCGTGGTCGCGGCGGCCCGCTGGGCCGACATCCGGCCGGCGATGAAGGATCTGCTCGGCAGCCGGCTGGAGCTGCGTCTGGGCGATCCGCTGGATTCGGAGATGGGCCGCAAGCCTGCCGCCACGGTGCCGGCGGGACGGCCCGGACGTGGGATCACCGCGGAGGGACTGCATCTGCTGGTGGCGCTGCCGCGGGTCGACGGGGTCGCGGACCCGGAGACCCTGCCGGCCGCGACGGCGGCGTTCGTCGCCGACTGTGCGGAGGCCTACCAGGGCTCTTTCGCGCCGCGTGTGCGGTTGCTCGATACCGATGTCTCGATCGATCTCGTCGATGAACTCGTTGCGGCGCAGGGGTATGCGCATGGAGCTGAGCGTTCGGCGATTGGGTTGCGCGAGTCGGATCTGCGGCCGGTGTTCGTCGACTTCCGCGAGTCCCCGCATCTGTTGGTGTTCGGTGATGCCGAGTCGGGCAAGACCCAGACCCTGCGGACGCTGATCCAGGGTCTGACCCGCGCCGGGTCGGGGGAGGAGGTCAAGTTCGTCCTGGTGGACTACCGGCGGACGATGCTCGGGCTGGTCGACGGCGACCACCTCGCCGGATACGCGAGTTCGGCGCAATCGGCCGGACCGATGATGGCGCAGCTCGCCGAGTATCTGCGGGCCCGGTTGCCGGGGGAGGACGTGACGGCCGATCAACTCGCTAGCGGGGACTGGTGGCGCGGGCCGGTAGTGCACCTGGTGGTCGACGACTACGACTTGGTCGCCACCGCGATGGGCAATCCGCTCCAACCCCTGCTCGAGTTGCTCGGCCACGCCCGTGACATCGGCTTCCGGGTGATTCTGGCGCGCCGTTCGGGAGGCATCGGCCGGGCGCTGTTCGATCAGGTGATCGCCGGGCTCCGTGATCTCTCGTGCGATGTGCTGCTGTTGTCGGGGGACCCGGACGAGGGCTACATCGTCGGACGTCACCGTATGCAGAAGCTGCCGCCGGGGCGTGGGGAGCTGATCTCGCGGGCGCGTGGCGGCGAGATCGTGCAGGTCGCGCGGTGA
- the eccD gene encoding type VII secretion integral membrane protein EccD, with protein sequence MTVTAEPELVRISILGASTQVDVALPAHAPIAALIPEVLRLLRIPEPVTDDPDRVAELPRWTLTRIGAPPLPVERSLAEAQVVDGELLLLHDDVPDAPGALVDDVFDGLAHLTDRRSSGWSADSARLLGYATCATAALVAAITGRAAPTSAALTGLTAAACAVFLVAAALVGSRLHADPRGTATLSWCAFVSAALAGSFVPPQDSSSSVVTSSVCALTSVLIVHRGTGVGPQLHAFLGTLAGLTAVCGLAAMALTSEWSAVAPVTAVVGLFVTVSAARIAIAASRLPLPPVPSTPPSAPETPMTDPPIDGIDAVTPDPVGAIADLALVDLADLQRRSALATDYLTGIVLGAVVVIVVAVLTTALAYDGEVKSLLFCGAIGAALAARGRTHADRIQSAALLAGGTGCALAVLAGTSPPALFFGGIAVAATAFVIGSTAEGHDFSPLQRRSLEIAEYAVIALIVPLLLWLLDAYRLVREL encoded by the coding sequence ATGACCGTAACGGCGGAACCGGAGCTGGTCCGGATCTCGATCCTCGGCGCATCGACCCAGGTCGACGTCGCCTTGCCGGCCCACGCACCGATCGCGGCGCTGATTCCGGAAGTGCTGCGCCTTTTGAGGATTCCGGAACCCGTGACCGACGATCCCGACCGGGTCGCCGAACTGCCCCGATGGACACTCACCCGGATCGGGGCACCACCACTGCCCGTCGAACGATCACTGGCCGAGGCGCAGGTGGTCGACGGCGAGCTGCTCCTGCTCCACGACGACGTCCCGGACGCACCCGGCGCGCTCGTCGACGACGTGTTCGACGGTCTGGCGCACCTCACCGATCGCCGCTCGTCCGGGTGGAGCGCCGACTCCGCCCGGTTGTTGGGATACGCGACGTGCGCCACCGCCGCCCTCGTCGCGGCGATCACCGGACGGGCGGCGCCGACAAGCGCCGCACTGACCGGCCTGACGGCCGCCGCGTGTGCTGTCTTCCTGGTGGCCGCGGCGCTGGTGGGCTCGCGGCTGCATGCCGATCCGCGCGGCACAGCCACCCTTTCATGGTGCGCCTTCGTGTCCGCTGCGCTCGCCGGATCGTTTGTGCCGCCACAGGATTCGTCGTCATCGGTGGTGACGTCCAGCGTCTGCGCGTTGACGTCGGTCCTCATCGTGCACCGCGGCACCGGGGTCGGACCTCAGCTGCACGCGTTCCTGGGGACCCTGGCCGGCCTGACGGCCGTCTGCGGGCTAGCGGCCATGGCGCTGACCTCCGAGTGGTCCGCGGTCGCACCGGTCACCGCTGTCGTCGGACTGTTCGTCACCGTGAGCGCGGCCCGCATCGCGATCGCCGCGAGCCGCCTACCGCTGCCGCCGGTGCCCTCTACGCCGCCGTCGGCCCCCGAAACGCCGATGACGGACCCGCCGATCGACGGCATCGACGCGGTGACACCCGATCCGGTGGGGGCTATCGCCGACCTCGCCCTCGTCGATCTGGCCGACCTGCAGCGGCGGTCTGCGCTGGCGACCGACTACCTCACCGGAATCGTGCTGGGAGCGGTCGTCGTGATCGTCGTCGCGGTGCTGACGACCGCTCTCGCCTACGACGGCGAGGTGAAGTCGCTGCTCTTCTGCGGCGCGATCGGGGCGGCCCTGGCTGCGCGGGGACGCACGCACGCCGACCGGATCCAGAGTGCCGCCCTCCTCGCCGGCGGCACCGGGTGCGCTCTCGCCGTGCTTGCCGGCACCTCGCCGCCCGCTCTGTTCTTCGGCGGCATCGCCGTGGCGGCAACGGCTTTCGTCATCGGGTCGACCGCCGAAGGGCACGACTTCTCGCCGTTGCAGCGCCGGAGCCTGGAGATCGCCGAGTACGCGGTGATCGCGCTGATCGTGCCGCTGCTCCTCTGGCTGCTCGACGCCTACCGCCTCGTCCGCGAACTCTGA
- the mycP gene encoding type VII secretion-associated serine protease mycosin → MRPALSCRLAVACAGAAALAGTTVTPGALLAGPAAAQPPRITALVPVSAQPIGPAEPTERRTHCARPASSSTADPAALPPGHRLLNLPEAWRFSRGAGVRVAVIDTGVTPHARLPRVRDGGDYVHTGDGLSDCDLHGTLVAGIIAGRPSSYDDFAGAAPEAELISIRQSSGAYAPARADRSNSAPSVGAGYGPLSTLARAIVRAVELDADVINISQVACVPGTSALNDDAVVSALDLARRRDVVVVAAAGNLSQYGGCRTQNPVSSPSPAAAWRNAQTLATPARFGRDILTVGAIDAGTGAPAEFSLRGPWLTVAAPGTAAVSLIGTGPRVRLVDALEGDDGPRPLSGTSYSAAYASGVAALVRARYPRLTAPQVIDRIVRTARGGAAAGSDDPDTAVGFGVVDPVAALTAQLPETADLPDPRTRRAVAAPSPESPDRRAALAVAATAALGAAVVATAFALTRRR, encoded by the coding sequence ATGCGCCCGGCCCTCTCATGCCGCCTGGCCGTGGCCTGCGCCGGGGCTGCCGCCCTGGCCGGTACGACGGTCACGCCGGGCGCTCTGCTGGCCGGACCGGCCGCGGCCCAGCCGCCGAGGATCACCGCGCTGGTCCCGGTGAGCGCGCAGCCGATCGGCCCCGCCGAGCCGACCGAACGCCGGACCCACTGCGCGCGTCCGGCGTCGTCGTCGACCGCTGACCCGGCCGCGCTGCCGCCCGGGCACCGGCTGCTGAACCTTCCCGAGGCTTGGCGCTTCAGCCGGGGCGCGGGCGTGCGCGTCGCGGTGATCGACACCGGCGTCACTCCCCATGCGCGCCTGCCGCGGGTGCGCGACGGCGGCGACTACGTCCACACCGGCGACGGGCTCTCGGACTGCGACCTGCACGGCACGCTGGTGGCCGGGATCATCGCGGGGCGGCCGTCGTCGTATGACGACTTCGCCGGGGCGGCGCCGGAAGCCGAGCTGATCTCCATCCGCCAGTCGAGCGGCGCCTACGCGCCGGCCAGGGCCGACCGCAGCAACTCGGCCCCGAGCGTCGGCGCCGGCTACGGACCGCTGAGCACCCTCGCCCGGGCGATCGTCCGGGCCGTCGAACTCGACGCGGACGTCATCAACATCTCCCAGGTCGCTTGTGTTCCCGGCACCTCCGCGTTGAACGACGACGCCGTCGTCAGCGCTCTGGACCTGGCACGACGACGAGACGTCGTGGTGGTGGCCGCCGCCGGGAATCTGAGCCAGTACGGCGGCTGCCGGACGCAGAACCCGGTGTCCTCGCCGTCCCCCGCGGCCGCCTGGCGGAACGCGCAGACCCTCGCGACTCCGGCACGGTTCGGCCGAGACATCCTCACCGTCGGCGCGATCGACGCCGGCACCGGCGCGCCCGCCGAGTTCAGCCTGCGCGGACCGTGGCTCACCGTCGCCGCACCGGGCACCGCCGCGGTCAGCCTGATCGGCACCGGTCCGCGGGTCCGCCTGGTAGATGCGCTCGAGGGCGACGACGGGCCGCGCCCGCTGTCGGGAACCAGCTATTCGGCCGCGTATGCATCGGGTGTCGCCGCGCTGGTGCGCGCCCGGTATCCACGACTGACCGCTCCGCAGGTGATCGACCGGATCGTCCGGACCGCCCGGGGCGGAGCCGCGGCCGGGAGCGACGATCCGGACACCGCCGTCGGTTTCGGAGTCGTCGATCCGGTGGCCGCGCTGACGGCCCAGCTGCCGGAGACCGCGGATCTGCCGGATCCGCGGACGCGCCGCGCGGTCGCGGCCCCCTCGCCGGAATCGCCGGACCGACGCGCCGCGCTCGCCGTCGCCGCCACCGCGGCCCTGGGTGCCGCCGTCGTCGCCACGGCCTTCGCCCTGACCCGGCGCCGGTGA
- a CDS encoding lipid droplet-associated protein: MRRPPYPARVAAGVLVTTLDETKRLPTRIITFPMSAVSRGLQAGMRLQQNIAEMAIKGDEFFAPWCDKPEEQPEWARFDEDDEPAITIPPAPKQPAAPAKATKRKPARKPAVADSTAETDPPNAAAGRFALYSSPPADLAADTPDAPAPAEAAAPAGDQPEIVDYLEYDSLTLAQLRAKLRGLGTDDLGELADYERAHKNRTPFVTMIDNRIASHQKKSGS; the protein is encoded by the coding sequence ATGAGACGTCCTCCGTATCCTGCACGCGTGGCCGCGGGTGTGCTGGTCACCACGCTCGACGAGACCAAGCGGCTGCCGACTCGGATCATCACCTTCCCGATGTCCGCGGTCAGCCGCGGCCTGCAGGCCGGCATGCGTCTGCAGCAGAACATCGCCGAGATGGCGATCAAGGGTGACGAGTTCTTCGCGCCCTGGTGCGACAAACCCGAAGAACAGCCCGAGTGGGCCCGGTTCGACGAGGACGACGAGCCCGCCATCACCATCCCGCCCGCGCCGAAGCAGCCTGCGGCGCCCGCGAAGGCGACCAAGCGGAAGCCGGCCCGCAAGCCCGCCGTGGCCGACAGCACTGCGGAGACCGATCCCCCGAACGCCGCGGCGGGCCGTTTCGCGCTGTACAGCTCGCCGCCGGCCGACCTGGCCGCCGACACCCCGGACGCGCCTGCCCCCGCGGAGGCAGCCGCACCGGCCGGCGACCAGCCGGAGATCGTCGACTACCTCGAGTACGACTCGCTGACCCTGGCCCAGTTGCGCGCCAAGCTGCGCGGTCTGGGCACCGACGACCTCGGCGAGCTGGCCGACTACGAACGCGCTCACAAGAACCGCACGCCGTTCGTCACGATGATCGACAACCGGATCGCCAGCCACCAGAAGAAGTCGGGCTCCTAG
- a CDS encoding exodeoxyribonuclease VII small subunit, with the protein MSESDETPAVSDLDYETARDELAQVVATLEHGGLGLDESLALWERGEALAKHCRAQLQGAAERIEKALESSAED; encoded by the coding sequence ATGAGCGAATCCGACGAGACGCCCGCGGTGAGCGACCTGGATTACGAGACCGCGCGCGACGAACTCGCCCAGGTGGTGGCCACGCTCGAGCACGGAGGGCTCGGGCTCGACGAATCGCTGGCCCTGTGGGAGCGCGGCGAAGCGCTGGCCAAGCACTGCCGGGCGCAGCTGCAGGGGGCCGCCGAGCGGATCGAGAAAGCCCTGGAGAGCTCCGCCGAGGATTAG
- a CDS encoding 4-hydroxy-3-methylbut-2-enyl diphosphate reductase: MADTEQSPTQAPTKRVLLASPRGYCAGVDRAVETVERALDKHGAPVYVRKEIVHNRHVVDTLAERGAIFVSETDEVPEGALVVFSAHGVSPEVHKTAAERNLRTIDATCPLVTKVHQEAKRFARDDYDIVLIGHEGHEEVEGTAGEAPEHIQLVDGPEAVENVQVRDESKVIWLSQTTLSVDETMETVHRLREKLPLLNDPPSDDICYATQNRQGAVKAMAPDCDLVIVVGSQNSSNSVRLVEVAIQNGAKAGHLVDYAKEIDLAWLDGVDTVGVTSGASVPEILVQGVLDLLAEHGYHDVQTVTTAEETLTFALPRELRPARNSS; this comes from the coding sequence ATGGCCGATACCGAACAGTCCCCGACGCAGGCCCCGACCAAGCGCGTCCTGCTCGCGTCGCCGCGCGGCTACTGCGCCGGCGTCGACCGAGCGGTCGAAACCGTCGAACGCGCCCTCGACAAGCACGGCGCTCCGGTGTACGTCCGCAAGGAGATCGTGCACAACCGGCACGTCGTCGACACGCTCGCCGAGCGCGGAGCGATCTTCGTCAGCGAGACCGACGAGGTGCCCGAGGGCGCTCTCGTCGTCTTCTCCGCGCACGGGGTGTCCCCGGAAGTGCACAAGACCGCAGCCGAGCGGAACCTGCGGACCATCGACGCCACGTGCCCGCTGGTCACCAAGGTGCACCAGGAAGCCAAGCGCTTCGCCCGCGACGACTACGACATCGTGCTGATCGGGCACGAGGGGCACGAGGAGGTCGAGGGCACCGCCGGGGAGGCGCCCGAGCACATCCAGCTGGTCGACGGCCCCGAAGCCGTCGAGAACGTGCAGGTGCGCGACGAGTCCAAGGTGATCTGGCTGAGCCAGACCACGCTCTCGGTGGACGAGACCATGGAGACGGTGCACCGGCTGCGCGAGAAGCTCCCGCTGCTGAACGACCCGCCCTCGGACGACATCTGCTACGCCACTCAGAACCGCCAGGGCGCGGTCAAGGCGATGGCACCGGACTGCGACCTGGTGATCGTGGTGGGGTCGCAGAACTCGTCGAACTCGGTGCGTCTGGTGGAGGTGGCCATCCAGAACGGCGCCAAGGCCGGTCACCTGGTCGACTACGCCAAGGAGATCGATCTCGCGTGGCTCGACGGGGTGGACACCGTGGGCGTCACCTCCGGCGCCTCGGTGCCGGAGATCCTGGTGCAGGGCGTCCTGGACCTGCTCGCCGAGCACGGCTACCACGACGTGCAGACCGTGACCACCGCCGAGGAGACGCTCACCTTCGCGCTCCCGCGCGAGCTGCGGCCGGCGCGGAACTCGTCGTAG
- the xseA gene encoding exodeoxyribonuclease VII large subunit translates to MTTPNTAETPWPVRTLSLKLADWIHRLGQVWVEGQLTQISARPGTRTAFLTLRDPAAEISLSLTCDPDLLRRSPVPLTEGARVVVYGRPSFYTGRGTLSLRVTDIRPVGIGQLLARIERVKALLAAEGLFDARRKRPLPFLPRTVGLISGRGSAAQRDVVAVATARWAGVQFRLAEAPVQGPTAVPAILEHLDRLDRDPAVEVIVIARGGGSVEDLLPFSDETLLRAVADCRTPVVSAIGHEPDNPLLDLVADVRAATPTDAAKRAVPDVAAELDAVDALRSRSAHALRNWVARERHLIDGLRARPVLARPHRLIDEQRAGVDRARSDLRRSVTHRLTVERHGLDQLAGRLATLGPAQTLARGYAVVQRFDDDAAQPGPPGHAAHAVRSIDELPPGTRVRIRLADGARIAVVEPEEGRQT, encoded by the coding sequence GTGACCACACCGAACACCGCGGAGACTCCGTGGCCGGTGCGGACCCTGAGCCTCAAACTCGCCGACTGGATCCACCGTCTCGGCCAGGTCTGGGTCGAGGGCCAGCTGACCCAGATCAGCGCCCGCCCCGGCACGCGCACCGCGTTCCTGACGCTGCGCGACCCGGCCGCCGAGATCTCGCTCTCGCTGACCTGCGACCCCGACCTGCTGCGCCGCAGCCCCGTCCCGCTGACCGAGGGCGCGCGCGTCGTCGTCTACGGACGACCCAGCTTCTACACCGGCCGTGGCACGCTGTCGCTGCGGGTCACCGACATCCGCCCGGTCGGCATCGGCCAGCTGCTCGCCCGAATCGAACGGGTCAAGGCGCTGCTGGCGGCCGAGGGCCTGTTCGACGCCCGCCGCAAACGGCCGTTGCCGTTCCTGCCCCGCACCGTCGGGCTGATCAGCGGCCGCGGCAGCGCCGCCCAGCGCGACGTCGTCGCCGTGGCCACCGCGCGCTGGGCAGGCGTGCAGTTCCGGCTCGCCGAGGCGCCCGTGCAGGGACCGACCGCGGTCCCGGCCATCCTCGAACATCTCGACCGGCTCGATCGCGACCCCGCCGTGGAGGTGATCGTGATCGCGCGCGGCGGCGGGAGCGTGGAAGACCTGCTCCCGTTCTCCGACGAGACGCTGCTGCGCGCCGTCGCCGACTGCCGTACACCCGTCGTCAGCGCGATCGGCCACGAGCCGGACAACCCGCTGCTCGACCTGGTCGCCGACGTGCGGGCGGCCACCCCGACCGACGCCGCCAAGCGTGCGGTGCCGGACGTGGCCGCCGAGCTCGACGCCGTCGACGCGCTGCGCAGCCGCAGCGCGCACGCCCTGCGCAACTGGGTGGCGCGGGAACGGCACCTGATCGACGGCCTGCGGGCCCGTCCGGTGCTGGCCCGCCCGCACCGGCTGATCGACGAGCAGCGCGCCGGCGTCGACCGTGCGCGATCGGATCTGCGGCGCAGCGTCACGCACCGCCTGACCGTCGAACGGCATGGACTGGACCAGCTTGCCGGACGCCTGGCGACCCTTGGACCGGCGCAGACGCTCGCGCGCGGCTACGCCGTCGTGCAGCGATTCGACGACGACGCTGCGCAGCCCGGTCCGCCCGGCCACGCGGCGCACGCCGTACGCAGCATCGACGAGCTTCCGCCCGGCACGCGCGTGCGCATCCGGCTGGCCGACGGCGCCCGGATCGCCGTCGTCGAACCCGAGGAAGGACGGCAGACATGA